A region of the Kribbella sp. NBC_01245 genome:
TCGAGGAGCTCTCGGGCGGGATGAAGCGGCGGCTGACGATCGCCCGGTCCCTGGTCAGCAAACCCGACCTGCTGCTGCTGGACGAGCCGACGACCGGGTTGGACCCGCAGGCCCGGCATCTGCTGTGGGACAAGCTGTTCCGGCTCAAACAAAGTGGCGTCACGCTCATCATCACCACCCATTACATGGACGAGGCCGAGCAGCTCTGCGATCGCCTGGTCGTGATGGATGGCGGCCTGATCGCAGCCGAGGGATCACCCGCCGAGCTGATCCGGGACTACTCGACCCGGGAGGTGACCGAGCTGCGGTTCGGGCCCGAGGTGATGGCGTCCGACCATGACGCGCTGGCCGGCAAGGTGGCCGATCTCGCGCATCGCATCGAGGTGCTGCCGGACCGGTTGCTGCTCTACACCGATGACGGCGAGCAGACCGTGGCGGCCGTGCACGCGCGCGGGCTGGAGCCGGCCGCGGTGCTGGTCCGCCGTTCCACTCTGGAGGATGTCTTCCTGCGCCTCACCGGCCGGACGTTGGTGGACTGATGAGCCTCGCCTGGGACAACGGCGTGCGCCAGTTCGACTACTGGGCCAAGGTCTACCAGCGGACGTGGAAGGGCAGCCTGATCTCGAGTTTCCTGGTGCCGCTGCTCTATCTCGCGGCCATGGGCGTCGGGCTCGGCACCTTCGTCGACGGCAGCGGGACTAATGCGCTCGGCGGCGTGAGCTATCTCCAGTTCCTCGCGCCGGGGCTGCTCGCTGCCACCGGGTTGCAGATCGCCGTCTCCGAAGCGACGTACCCGGTGATGGGCGGGATCAAGTGGCACAAGACGTACTTCTCGATGATCGCGACGCCGTTGCGGTCGGCCGATGTGATGTACGGCCAGCTCGGGTTCATCGCGTTCAGAGTGGTGTCGAGCTGCGCGGTGTTCCTGGGGGTGATCGCGCTGTTCGGTGGGCTGGGATCACCGCTCGGCCTGCTGGGGCTGCCGATCGCGCTGCTGGTCGGGATGGCCGTCGCGGCGCCGGTGTGCGCGGCGGCCACGCGGCTGGAGACGGATGCGGGGTTCGCGATGATCTTCCGCTTTGGCGTGCTGCCGATGTCGTTGTTCTCGGGCGCCTTCTTCCCGGTGTCGCAACTGCCCGACGCGGTGGAGTGGCTGGCGTATGTCGCGCCGCTATGGCACGGCGTCGAGCTGACGCGTGACCTCAGCCTCGGCACATTCTCGCTCCTAC
Encoded here:
- a CDS encoding ABC transporter permease → MSLAWDNGVRQFDYWAKVYQRTWKGSLISSFLVPLLYLAAMGVGLGTFVDGSGTNALGGVSYLQFLAPGLLAATGLQIAVSEATYPVMGGIKWHKTYFSMIATPLRSADVMYGQLGFIAFRVVSSCAVFLGVIALFGGLGSPLGLLGLPIALLVGMAVAAPVCAAATRLETDAGFAMIFRFGVLPMSLFSGAFFPVSQLPDAVEWLAYVAPLWHGVELTRDLSLGTFSLLPAIINVAYLLLWFAVGTRLAVTGLEKRLIS
- a CDS encoding ABC transporter ATP-binding protein, which produces MTESAESLVHARGLRKVYGVFEAVKGIDLDVRRGEAFGFLGPNGAGKSSTMRMIGAVSPASGGDLRILGMDPATQGPQIRARLGVCPQDDTLDVELSVRENLTVYGRYFGLSRAECRSRADELLEFVALSEKANERVEELSGGMKRRLTIARSLVSKPDLLLLDEPTTGLDPQARHLLWDKLFRLKQSGVTLIITTHYMDEAEQLCDRLVVMDGGLIAAEGSPAELIRDYSTREVTELRFGPEVMASDHDALAGKVADLAHRIEVLPDRLLLYTDDGEQTVAAVHARGLEPAAVLVRRSTLEDVFLRLTGRTLVD